In Silene latifolia isolate original U9 population chromosome X, ASM4854445v1, whole genome shotgun sequence, the following proteins share a genomic window:
- the LOC141622681 gene encoding uncharacterized protein LOC141622681: MKETGMRWLAEEKMKIEEKEREMEKARMQCLAKEKMERWLAREKMELFDDSSVPYKISYPGHYDPYHLRPSKDPRLGEAQKTKEIYYQMHGFKLDDDVDVDLDLGPPEDDDRDYFPDGIIEIVTLPPNTPFPNLPCRYTEAQRKSAYERNLKFKLNVAVKYEEQYLKKQDCDCAERAIKYYNQMHGTDYEIVETLGSYQRIYTGFWFHCNFRAKCFKSDPSSPPKLFFAELNRVDHANLMVKVCMPLDDGLVIRVPIVRGCEMCDNQLFHPVNGFQVGRKLGSSSSPCHRGFY, translated from the exons ATGAAAGAAACAGGTATGCGGTGGTTGGCGGAAGAGAAGATGAAGATAGAGGAAAAGGAGAGAGAGATGGAAAAAGCACGTATGCAGTGTTTGGCGAAAGAGAAGATGGAGCGGTGGTTGGCGAGGGAGAAGATGGAGCTTTTTGATGATAGTTCTGTTCCATACAAGATATCGTATCCGGGACATTATGATCCGTATCACTTGAGGCCATCCAAGGATCCTAGACTTGGTGAAGCTCAGAAAACCAAGGAAATATACTATCAAATGCATGGTTTCAAATtagatgatgatgttgatgttgATCTTGATCTCGG ACCTCCTGAAGATGATGATAGAGATTATTTCCC TGACGGTATCATCGAAATTGTTACTCTCCCACCCAATACGCCATTCCCCAATTTGCCCTGCCGTTATACAGAGGCTCAACG tAAATCAGCGTACGAGCGAaacttgaaatttaaactcaaCGTAGCTGTGAAATATGAGGAACAATACTTGAAGAAACAGGATTGTGATTGTGCAGAGCGGGCTATCAAATACTACAATCAAATGCAT GGTACTGATTACGAGATTGTCGAAACCCTTGGCAGCTATCAGCGCATTTATACTGGATTTTGGTTTCATTGCAATTTCAGAGCAAAGTGCTTCAAATCTGATCCCTCCTCGCCGCCTAAGCTCTTCTTTGCAGAGCTTAATAGGGTCGATCATGCTAATCTCATGGTCAAAGTTTGTATGCCTTTGGACGATGGCCTTGTCATTC GTGTTCCTATTGTTCGTGGCTGCGAAATGTGTGACAATCAGCTCTTCCATCCTGTCAATGGATTTCAAGTTGGGAGGAAGCTTGGGAGTTCCTCTTCTCCATGCCACCGGGGTTTTTACTGA
- the LOC141619511 gene encoding non-specific lipid transfer protein GPI-anchored 14-like produces MLRYGSIVVLLMMLVIIANGDINEDKKECADQLVGLATCLPYVGNQAKAPTMDCCTGLNQVIKTNKKCLCILIKDKDDPSVGLKINGTLALGLPVKCNSPDHDISVCPALLHLAPNSPEAKVFTDFGKGAAPATPSSTPKALDSTSTPVAKAPTNGSIGNTWSSLQMFCGVLIWCFTFYFVF; encoded by the exons ATGCTTAGATATGGCAGCATAGTAGTGTTGCTGATGATGCTAGTAATTATCGCGAATGGTGACATAAATGAGGATAAAAAAGAGTGTGCAGATCAGTTAGTAGGTTTAGCAACATGTCTTCCTTACGTCGGAAACCAGGCCAAGGCACCTACCATGGATTGTTGTACTGGTCTTAATCAAGTGATTAAGACTAACAAGAAATGTTTGTGTATTTTGATTAAGGATAAAGACGATCCGAGTGTCGGTTTGAAAATCAATGGTACTTTAGCTCTTGGTCTTCCTGTTAAATGCAATTCCCCTGATCATGACATTTCTGTTTGTCCTG CTCTACTCCACCTAGCACCCAATTCTCCGGAGGCTAAGGTCTTTACTGATTTCGGCAAAGGTGCTGCTCCCGCGACTCCCTCTTCAACTC CTAAGGCTTTGGATAGCACCAGTACACCGGTCGCCAAGGCGCCGACTAACGGTAGCATTGGCAACACATGGTCGAGTCTACAAATGTTCTGTGGCGTTCTGATTTGGTgcttcactttttattttgtcttttaa
- the LOC141619514 gene encoding serine/threonine-protein phosphatase PP2A catalytic subunit, whose protein sequence is MSFDPVPSSNSHLNLDEQIAQLMQCKPLSEQEVRGLCDKAKEILMEESNVQPVKSPVTICGDIHGQFHDLAELFRIGGKCPDTNYLFMGDYVDRGYYSVETVTLLVALKVRYRQRITILRGNHESRQITQVYGFYDECLRKYGNANVWKVFTDLFDYFPLTALVESEIFCLHGGLSPSIETLDNIRNFDRVQEVPHEGPMCDLLWSDPDDRCGWGISPRGAGYTFGQDISEQFNHSNSLKLIARAHQLVMEGFNWAHDQKVVTIFSAPNYCYRCGNMASILEVDDCQGHTFIQFEPAPRRGEPDVTRRTPDYFL, encoded by the exons ATGAGTTTCGATCCAGTTCCTTCGTCTAACTCGCATCTTAATCTTGATGAACAGATCGCTCAGCTTATGCAATGCAAACCTCTTTCTGAACAGGAG GTTAGGGGTTTATGCGACAAGGCCAAGGAGATACTGATGGAGGAGAGCAATGTTCAG CCAGTGAAAAGTCCTGTGACTATTTGTGGTGACATCCATGGACAGTTTCATGATCTCGCTGAGCTTTTCCGTATTGGGGGAAAG TGCCCAGATACCAATTATTTATTCATGGGTGACTATGTTGATCGTGGATACTATTCAGTTGAAACTGTAACG CTGCTGGTGGCGCTCAAAGTGCGCTATCGTCAAAGGATCACCATTCTTAGGGGAAACCATGAAAGTCGTCAG ATCACTCAAGTCTATGGGTTCTATGATGAATGTCTACGGAA GTATGGAAATGCCAATGTCTGGAAGGTCTTCACAGATTTATTTGACTATTTCCCACTGACGGCACTG GTGGAATCTGAAATCTTCTGCTTGCATGGTGGTCTGTCCCCTTCTATTGAAACCCTCGATAATATAAGGAACTTCGATCGTGTCCAAGAAGTTCCTCATGAGGGACCTATGTGTGATCTTTTATGGTCTGACCCGGACGACCGTTGCGGATGGGGTATCTCACCCAGGGGAGCTGGATATACTTTTGGCCAG GACATATCAGAGCAGTTTAATCACAGCAACAGCCTAAAGCTGATTGCTAGAGCTCACCAGCTGGTGATGGAAGGATTCAACTGGGCTCAT GATCAAAAAGTGGTGACTATTTTCAGTGCTCCTAACTATTGTTATCGTTGTGGAAACATGGCGTCCATCCTGGAAGTGGACGATTGCCAAGGCCACACATTTATTCAG TTTGAGCCGGCTCCAAGGAGAGGAGAGCCAGATGTGACCAGAAGGACTCCCGATTATTTCCTCTAA
- the LOC141619512 gene encoding uncharacterized protein LOC141619512 — MAPPKNLPLLLLLLLTILTQTRSETGIQTQTQTQTVYEVLNKYGLPSGLLPDCVESYTLSEPTGEFQVNLLDTCYINFDYTVYYEKRVTGQLKYGSITHLKGIQVKKLFLWLDVDEIRVDLPPSNSIYFQVGIINKKLGVDQFLNVRSCDKNRLTFGSGSSLRSWNFNFELPPGVNDDIPMLLTE, encoded by the exons ATGGCACCACCCAAAAACcttcctctcctcctcctcctcctcctaacCATCCTCACCCAAACCCGATCCGAAACCGGTatccaaacccaaacccaaacccaaacagTATACGAAGTCCTAAACAAATACGGTCTACCAAGCGGGTTATTACCAGACTGTGTCGAATCCTACACACTATCCGAACCAACAGGTGAATTCCAAGTTAATCTTCTTGATACTTGCTACATTAACTTCGATTACACGGTTTATTACGAGAAACGGGTTACGGGTCAGCTCAAATACGGGTCGATTACTCATTTAAAAGGTATTCAAGTCAAGAAACTGTTTCTTTGGCTTGATGTTGATGAGATTAGAGTTGATTTACCGCCGTCAAACTCGATTTATTTTCAAGTTGGGATTATTAATAAGAAGCTTGGTGTTGATCAGTTCTTGAATGTTCGGTCTTGTGATAAGAATCGGTTGACTTTTGGTTCCGGTTCGAGTCTCCGGTCTTGGAACTTTAATTTTGAG CTTCCACCTGGTGTTAATGATGACATCCCGATGCTGCTGACAGAGTAG